In Nicotiana tabacum cultivar K326 chromosome 2, ASM71507v2, whole genome shotgun sequence, the following proteins share a genomic window:
- the LOC142167820 gene encoding uncharacterized protein LOC142167820, with translation MDLWNALRKRFGTCSTARMRSLTIKFDSYKKRPEHSMKTHLRQMTNMIRELKDVGHMLTDEQQIQAAAKPIAELHIATTSKTKSDPNKKNWGKKRGPPQVQHAKRAKTEKGKNIRPKRVKVAKVKCYNCDKMGHYARDCSEPPRKVFYDARISELCVSSSVFLTESNPLWIVDSGATDHIAWERSAFVEFRRVSRGAKWIYVGNNNKVVVEGISTCELVLRGGRDLLLHDVLFAPTIHRNVI, from the exons ATGGATCTTTGGAATGCTTTGAGGAAAAGGTTTGGTACCTGTTCCACTGCAAGGATGCGATCCTTAACGATCAAATTTGATTCATATAAGAAACGCCCAGAACATTCAATGAAAACACATCTGAGGCAAATGACAAATATGATCAGGGAGTTGAAAGATGTTGGTCATATGTTGACTGATGAGCAACAAATCCAAGCT GCTGCAAAGCCAATAGCTGAGTTGCACATAGCAACAACCTCCAAAACCAAGAGTGATCCAAACAAAAAGAACTGGGGAAAGAAGAGAGGGCCACCTCAAGTTCAGCATGCTAAAAGAGCAAAGACTGAAAAAGGCAAGAACATACGTCCCAAACGTGTCAAAGTTGCTAAAGTGAAATGCTATAATTGTGACAAGATGGGTCACTATGCCAGAGATTGCTCTGAGCCTCCTAGAAAGGTATTTTACGATGCTCGAATTAGTGAACTTTGTGTTTCTAGTTCTGTTTTTCTAACTGAAtctaatcctttgtggattgtagACTCAGGAGCAACGGACCACATAGCCTGGGAACGCAGTGCTTTTGTTGAATTTCGGCGAGTTTCACGTGGAGCAAAATGGATATATGTAGGCAACAAcaataaagttgttgttgaaggaATCAGTACATGCGAGTTAGTCCTACGTGGTGGTCGAGACCTACTACTACATGATGTTCTCTTTGCACCAACAATTCACCGGAATGTTATTTGA